One window of Treponema denticola genomic DNA carries:
- a CDS encoding MATE family efflux transporter, with translation MVTNLKHKYFGPFSFYKNAVKLAVPVMVQLFIQSLVSLIDNFMVADLGDLKMSGVNVANQIIFVYITGLNILCSAGGMFMSQYNGTKDEEGMQQAYRFKQMSGLIFALALLGICLTIPDLVLGLLVNGNTAKKEIVEQAVIYSNVILLSFIPTAFSIGIASSFRETGNVKVPMYISLVSTLVNTIGNYMLIYGNLGAPRLEVAGAAYATVIARCAELIIFVLYAKKVRPLFYVKIKDMLKIKLHLFYEILKKSALIFVADMSWVLSEIVATAVYNSRGGPEVVAGMSAGWTIANLFFLVFPAIGTSVGVIIGGTLGRNKLEEAREQARWIKRGAFVLGLGTALLELFSIMLVPIVFRSLSPASHEVTRLLIIFIALYMPAWTLQNTQYAIARSGGDAVMGVWVDTTVNMFLFMPCMLLLYYFTDWSSPVMYAIAKLTSIMKAVLAEVQLKKERWVKNLTRIEK, from the coding sequence GTGGTTACAAATTTAAAACATAAATATTTTGGGCCTTTTTCTTTTTATAAAAACGCCGTAAAATTAGCTGTACCTGTAATGGTACAGCTTTTTATTCAATCTCTTGTTTCTCTTATAGACAACTTTATGGTTGCCGACCTAGGCGACCTAAAAATGAGCGGGGTAAATGTTGCCAATCAAATTATCTTTGTATACATAACCGGTCTTAATATTCTTTGCAGTGCGGGCGGAATGTTTATGTCGCAGTATAACGGCACAAAGGATGAAGAAGGAATGCAGCAGGCCTACCGCTTTAAGCAGATGTCAGGCCTTATCTTTGCCCTTGCTCTTCTTGGTATCTGTCTTACAATCCCCGACCTTGTTTTAGGCCTCTTGGTGAACGGTAATACTGCAAAAAAAGAAATAGTAGAGCAGGCCGTAATTTACAGCAATGTTATTCTATTGTCGTTTATTCCCACTGCCTTTTCGATAGGAATAGCTTCCTCTTTCCGTGAAACGGGAAATGTAAAGGTTCCCATGTATATATCCCTTGTTTCAACCCTTGTAAACACTATCGGAAATTACATGCTCATATACGGAAATCTGGGAGCCCCAAGACTTGAGGTCGCAGGAGCTGCATACGCAACAGTCATTGCCCGCTGTGCCGAGCTTATAATTTTTGTTCTTTATGCAAAAAAAGTCAGGCCTCTTTTCTATGTAAAAATAAAAGACATGCTTAAAATAAAGCTTCATCTTTTTTATGAGATTTTAAAAAAGTCTGCCCTCATCTTTGTTGCCGATATGTCTTGGGTTCTGAGCGAGATAGTGGCAACGGCAGTTTATAACAGCAGGGGAGGCCCTGAAGTTGTAGCCGGTATGTCTGCGGGCTGGACAATTGCCAACCTATTCTTTTTGGTTTTTCCGGCAATAGGTACTTCGGTTGGTGTTATAATAGGCGGTACCCTCGGAAGGAATAAGCTTGAGGAGGCAAGGGAACAAGCCCGTTGGATTAAAAGAGGTGCTTTTGTACTCGGTCTCGGAACAGCCCTTTTGGAGCTTTTTTCGATTATGCTGGTTCCGATTGTATTCCGTAGTTTAAGTCCTGCTTCTCATGAGGTTACAAGGCTTCTTATAATCTTTATCGCTCTTTATATGCCTGCATGGACCCTTCAAAACACCCAATATGCGATAGCCCGATCCGGTGGGGATGCGGTCATGGGAGTCTGGGTAGATACTACGGTAAATATGTTCTTATTTATGCCTTGTATGCTTTTGTTATATTATTTTACGGATTGGTCTTCACCCGTTATGTATGCAATTGCTAAACTTACCAGCATAATGAAAGCCGTCCTTGCCGAAGTCCAGCTAAAAAAAGAACGCTGGGTCAAAAATTTGACTAGGATTGAAAAATAA
- a CDS encoding Rpn family recombination-promoting nuclease/putative transposase, with amino-acid sequence MEKLFKITLRNDYAFKRVFGVEENKDVLQDLLECILDIPPENIAGLELLDKELHKDSISDKTGVLDVKLRLKNNTIIDIEIQNRWNSEFVQRTIFYWAKMYTENLKTSEVYTKLPKCITINIVGESFNLNSLIHSEYNVVEKHINDRLSDELEIHFLNLAKVKEQQESFEQDEKKKKLYNWLKFIKTDNLEVRKMLAQESPMMTKANATINIMEMSPKEKWLYENRMKYEHDKASWKHVGYQEGVHQNKLETAKNLLAMNFPIENIAKATGLSLEEIKKL; translated from the coding sequence ATGGAAAAATTGTTTAAAATAACTTTACGAAATGACTACGCTTTTAAACGAGTCTTTGGAGTTGAGGAGAACAAGGATGTACTACAGGACTTGCTGGAATGTATATTAGACATTCCGCCTGAAAACATTGCAGGCTTGGAGCTTTTGGATAAGGAGCTCCATAAGGATTCGATAAGCGACAAAACCGGAGTCTTAGATGTGAAATTACGCCTAAAAAACAATACCATTATCGACATTGAAATTCAAAACAGATGGAACAGCGAGTTTGTTCAAAGAACCATCTTTTACTGGGCTAAAATGTACACTGAAAACTTAAAAACAAGCGAAGTGTATACAAAACTGCCTAAATGTATTACAATAAACATAGTGGGTGAAAGCTTTAATTTGAATTCGCTTATACACAGCGAGTACAATGTGGTCGAAAAGCACATAAACGACAGGCTTTCCGATGAGCTTGAAATTCACTTTCTAAACTTAGCCAAGGTTAAAGAACAACAAGAAAGCTTTGAACAGGACGAAAAGAAAAAGAAACTTTACAACTGGCTGAAATTTATTAAAACTGATAATCTGGAGGTAAGAAAAATGTTAGCACAAGAATCCCCTATGATGACAAAAGCAAATGCAACAATAAACATAATGGAAATGAGTCCAAAAGAGAAGTGGCTCTATGAAAACCGAATGAAATACGAACACGATAAGGCTTCATGGAAACATGTGGGTTATCAAGAAGGAGTTCACCAAAATAAACTTGAAACAGCAAAAAACTTGCTTGCAATGAATTTTCCTATCGAGAATATTGCAAAAGCCACAGGTTTAAGTCTCGAAGAAATCAAAAAGCTGTA
- the rpsU gene encoding 30S ribosomal protein S21: protein MAYVTIDDSEHLEKALKRFKRQVEKEGIIREWKKKEFYEKPSTVLNRKNKALRRKLMKKTRRSRDSKSY from the coding sequence ATGGCATATGTAACAATTGACGATTCAGAGCATCTTGAAAAAGCTCTAAAAAGATTTAAGCGTCAAGTCGAAAAAGAAGGTATTATCCGCGAATGGAAAAAGAAGGAATTCTACGAAAAGCCTTCCACTGTTTTAAACAGAAAGAATAAGGCCCTCCGCCGAAAACTTATGAAAAAAACAAGACGCTCACGCGATTCAAAGAGCTATTAA
- a CDS encoding DMT family transporter: protein MCKFRLVFFFVFLYNAALSYNTPFQKGKLVPGLFEAFCICRFTDDAKDFILTNTKINVLSRLALLIVAIVWGSSLVVVSETTDFFKPNFLLGLRFSIACFLLCLVFYKKLKLIDKDYLINGGIVGFFLFIAYSSQTFGVTTAGGLPGRSAFLSASYCVIVPFLGWIVNKTRPDRYNASAAVLCILGIGLVSFKDLVLSSSVGITLGDFYALLSGLLFASHIVSITRLSKGKDPILMTIIQFGTAAILSWLVTFIFEDNSAIVWSYSSIGSVLYLAAICTGLALLLQNIGQKHTDASSAAIILGLESIFGIIFSVIFKGETLDVYSVFGFILIFIAIIISETKLSFLKKTEIKVEIVS from the coding sequence TTGTGTAAATTCCGGCTTGTCTTTTTTTTTGTTTTCCTGTATAATGCAGCTCTATCATATAATACACCTTTTCAAAAAGGAAAGCTCGTTCCCGGACTTTTTGAGGCATTTTGCATTTGCCGTTTTACTGACGATGCAAAGGATTTTATTTTGACTAATACCAAGATTAATGTTTTATCGCGTTTAGCCCTTTTAATTGTTGCAATAGTATGGGGTAGTTCTCTTGTTGTTGTAAGCGAAACTACTGATTTTTTTAAGCCCAATTTTTTATTGGGTTTAAGATTTTCTATTGCCTGTTTTTTGCTTTGTTTGGTTTTCTATAAAAAATTAAAACTTATAGACAAAGATTATCTTATAAACGGAGGAATTGTAGGCTTTTTCCTATTTATAGCTTATTCCAGTCAAACATTCGGGGTTACGACTGCAGGCGGCCTCCCCGGGAGAAGTGCTTTTTTATCAGCTTCGTACTGTGTAATAGTTCCTTTTTTGGGTTGGATTGTAAACAAAACTCGTCCCGATAGGTACAATGCCTCTGCTGCCGTTTTATGTATTTTGGGTATAGGTCTTGTATCTTTTAAAGACTTAGTTCTTTCATCCTCTGTAGGAATAACCCTCGGCGACTTCTATGCTCTTTTAAGCGGGCTTCTTTTTGCAAGCCACATTGTAAGCATTACAAGGTTGAGCAAAGGAAAGGATCCCATTCTTATGACGATTATTCAATTCGGAACGGCTGCAATTCTTTCATGGCTTGTAACTTTTATTTTTGAAGATAATAGTGCAATAGTTTGGTCTTATTCATCCATAGGTTCAGTGCTCTATCTTGCCGCTATTTGTACAGGCCTCGCTCTTCTTTTACAAAACATAGGGCAAAAACACACCGATGCTTCAAGTGCCGCCATTATCTTAGGTCTTGAATCAATTTTCGGAATTATCTTTTCGGTTATATTTAAGGGTGAAACTCTTGACGTTTATTCGGTTTTCGGTTTTATCTTAATCTTTATAGCGATAATAATTTCGGAAACAAAACTTTCATTTTTAAAAAAGACTGAAATTAAAGTCGAAATTGTTTCATAG
- the arcC gene encoding carbamate kinase produces the protein MPKKIVIALGGNALGNNLEEQRKAVKITAKAIADLAEEGHQVIVSHGNGPQVGMIHLAMSEYHKIDPKTSEPELAVSVAMSQGYIGNDLEAALREELLNRGINKPVATLITQVLVDPSDPAFSKPTKPIGSFMTKEEADILTAKGENVVEDAGRGYRRVVASPKPVDIAEIESIRALCDAGQIVITCGGGGIPVVKKGNALCGVPAVIDKDFASAKLAQLLNADCLIILTAVEKVAINFNKPDQKWLSEISVAEAKKYTEEGHFAPGSMLPKVQAAIQFAESNKKGYALITLLEKAKDAIDGKSGTIIR, from the coding sequence ATGCCGAAAAAGATTGTTATTGCCTTAGGCGGCAATGCGTTGGGAAATAATTTGGAAGAGCAAAGAAAGGCCGTTAAAATTACGGCAAAGGCCATTGCCGATTTAGCCGAAGAAGGTCATCAGGTAATCGTTTCTCACGGAAACGGGCCTCAGGTTGGAATGATTCATTTGGCAATGTCCGAATATCATAAAATCGATCCTAAAACTTCGGAACCCGAACTTGCAGTTTCCGTTGCTATGAGTCAAGGCTATATAGGGAACGATTTGGAAGCCGCTTTAAGGGAAGAGCTTTTAAACCGCGGTATCAATAAGCCCGTTGCTACATTGATAACTCAGGTACTTGTAGATCCTTCGGATCCTGCCTTTTCAAAACCTACAAAACCCATAGGCAGTTTTATGACCAAGGAAGAAGCCGATATTTTAACCGCTAAGGGTGAAAATGTTGTAGAAGATGCAGGCCGAGGTTACAGACGAGTTGTGGCTTCTCCCAAACCGGTAGATATTGCAGAAATCGAAAGTATCAGGGCTCTTTGCGATGCAGGCCAAATAGTTATAACCTGCGGAGGCGGCGGTATTCCTGTCGTAAAAAAAGGAAACGCTCTTTGCGGTGTTCCGGCCGTTATCGATAAGGACTTTGCAAGTGCAAAGCTGGCTCAGCTTTTAAATGCAGACTGTCTTATCATCTTGACCGCTGTAGAAAAAGTCGCTATCAACTTTAACAAGCCCGACCAAAAATGGCTTTCAGAAATTTCGGTTGCAGAAGCAAAAAAATATACTGAAGAAGGACACTTTGCTCCCGGTTCTATGCTGCCGAAAGTGCAGGCTGCCATCCAGTTTGCCGAATCCAACAAAAAAGGCTATGCCCTTATTACCCTTTTGGAAAAGGCAAAGGATGCCATCGACGGTAAATCGGGAACAATAATCAGATAG